In Pedobacter sp. WC2423, the following are encoded in one genomic region:
- a CDS encoding ABC transporter ATP-binding protein, translating into MQNSKSVKDIKGSSLKSLFRLFYYVKPYWLEFSIGLFLLMIASVSGLALPKLLGQLIDGGKQGIDSGATTYIGWLLFGILIIQAIFSFFRVVLFVNVTEKTLAALRQTVYSHLIKMPMRVFLHKRVGELSSRISADITLLQEIFNSTLAEMVRQLVIIVGGLILLMITSFQLTVFMVLLLPVMVVLAELFGQFINKYAMDVQDKVAASNTIVEETLQGIFSVKAFVSEFFEISRYRGQTNEMARLGMKGGKYRGLFDSFVIVGIFGTLVAVIWRGVTTGVASGELISFLLYSVYIASSITGLAEVYTALQKSIGATTHLFDLLEEPVESLTDFKTIAPENQLHGQINFSNIHFHYPAREDINVLQGVSFEASSNQKVAIVGSSGAGKSTIVSLLLRLYDPVKGGVFFDGRDSADIPLSELRAQIAVVPQDVFLFGGTIAENIGYGRKGASKDEIIAAAEMANAWEFIQRFPLGLETIVGERGIQLSGGQRQRIAIARAVLKAPRILILDEATSALDSESERLVQDALDKLMEGRTSIVIAHRLATVRQADKIIVLHQGQIVEEGTHLELLGVSGGLYKNLSEMQFTN; encoded by the coding sequence ATGCAGAATTCTAAATCCGTTAAAGATATTAAGGGTAGTTCTCTTAAATCCTTATTTCGTTTATTCTATTATGTAAAACCATACTGGCTGGAATTCAGCATAGGGCTATTCCTGCTGATGATCGCGAGTGTTTCCGGGCTTGCACTGCCTAAGTTGCTCGGACAATTAATTGATGGTGGCAAACAAGGAATAGATTCAGGAGCGACGACCTATATTGGGTGGCTATTATTCGGCATTCTGATTATCCAGGCTATATTCTCTTTTTTCAGAGTGGTACTGTTTGTAAATGTTACCGAAAAAACATTGGCTGCACTACGTCAAACTGTGTATAGCCATCTCATTAAAATGCCAATGCGTGTTTTTCTTCACAAACGTGTGGGGGAACTGAGCAGCAGGATTTCGGCAGATATTACGCTATTGCAGGAAATTTTTAACAGTACGCTGGCAGAAATGGTCAGACAGCTGGTTATTATCGTTGGTGGTTTGATCTTACTGATGATTACTTCGTTTCAACTGACAGTTTTCATGGTGCTGTTATTACCTGTTATGGTAGTGCTGGCTGAATTATTTGGCCAGTTCATCAATAAATACGCGATGGACGTGCAGGACAAAGTTGCGGCTTCTAATACCATTGTAGAAGAAACATTACAGGGTATTTTTAGTGTAAAAGCCTTTGTAAGTGAGTTTTTTGAGATCAGCCGTTATCGCGGGCAAACCAATGAAATGGCCAGACTGGGGATGAAAGGAGGGAAGTACAGAGGTCTGTTTGACTCTTTTGTTATCGTCGGTATCTTTGGTACGCTGGTCGCTGTGATCTGGCGGGGTGTAACTACAGGGGTGGCTTCAGGAGAACTTATTTCCTTTTTACTTTACTCTGTATATATTGCCAGCTCAATTACTGGCTTAGCAGAAGTTTATACGGCTTTACAGAAAAGTATTGGGGCTACTACCCATCTTTTTGATTTGCTGGAAGAACCCGTAGAATCACTTACAGACTTTAAAACCATAGCGCCTGAAAATCAATTGCATGGACAGATTAATTTCAGCAATATTCATTTTCATTACCCTGCAAGGGAAGATATAAATGTATTACAGGGCGTGTCTTTCGAAGCCTCTTCCAATCAGAAAGTGGCTATTGTAGGTTCAAGCGGTGCAGGTAAAAGTACAATAGTATCTTTATTGCTGAGATTGTATGATCCGGTAAAAGGAGGGGTGTTTTTTGATGGCAGAGATAGTGCGGATATTCCTTTATCAGAACTCAGGGCACAGATCGCTGTAGTGCCGCAAGATGTTTTTCTTTTTGGTGGTACGATTGCAGAAAATATCGGCTATGGTAGAAAAGGGGCTTCTAAAGATGAAATTATTGCAGCAGCAGAAATGGCCAATGCCTGGGAATTTATTCAGCGTTTCCCTCTTGGACTGGAAACCATAGTAGGAGAACGTGGGATACAGCTTTCTGGTGGGCAGCGTCAGCGGATTGCTATTGCACGTGCAGTATTGAAGGCTCCGCGCATTTTGATATTGGATGAAGCGACGTCTGCACTGGATTCAGAATCAGAGCGATTGGTACAGGATGCTTTAGATAAGCTGATGGAAGGACGTACTTCTATCGTTATTGCGCATCGGCTGGCTACTGTAAGACAAGCTGATAAAATTATTGTGCTTCACCAAGGGCAGATTGTGGAGGAGGGAACTCACCTTGAATTGCTTGGTGTTAGCGGAGGATTATATAAAAACCTTAGTGAAATGCAGTTTACAAACTAA